One region of Miscanthus floridulus cultivar M001 chromosome 19, ASM1932011v1, whole genome shotgun sequence genomic DNA includes:
- the LOC136529094 gene encoding benzyl alcohol O-benzoyltransferase-like, with amino-acid sequence MASSLLPFTVRRGEPVLVRPSAPTPRETKLLSDIDDAEGMRFYSSGIHLYRANPAKAGQDPARVVREALARALVLYYPLAGRLREEAGRKLVVDCAAQGVMFAEADADLTADDFGDVKCPPFPCFEQFILESTTVAGVEPVVDRPLLYVQVTRLKCGGFIFGQRICHCVVDAPGAMQFEKAICEFARGATEALPSVTPSWGREMFMARQPPRPSYPHLEYREPAGGAETDRMMTTPPGDMVRVPFFFGPREIAGLRQRAPPGMRCSRFELVAACIWRSRTTALEYAPEEEVRLSFIVNARGRPEIPLPEGFYGNAFAYSVAATTAGELCGGDLGFALDLVRKAKSAVTYDYLLSVADLMVLTGRPLFALSRTYIVSDVSHAGFKSVDFGWGEAVYGGPAKGGEGPLPGVTNYFSRAKNGKGEECIVVPVCLPKDAMEKFLLEVEGLTAEL; translated from the coding sequence ATGGCGTCGTCACTGCTTCCGTTCACGGTGCGCCGCGGGGAGCCGGTGCTGGTGCGGCCGTCGGCGCCGACGCCACGGGAGACGAAGCTGCTGTCGGACATCGACGACGCCGAGGGCATGCGGTTCTACAGCTCCGGCATCCACCTGTACCGCGCCAACCCGGCCAAGGCGGGGCAGGACCCGGCCAGGGTCGTCCGCGAGGCGCTGGCCAGGGCACTCGTCCTCTACTACCCGCTCGCCGGccgcctccgcgaggaggcaggGAGGAAGCTCGTCGTCGACTGCGCCGCGCAGGGCGTCATGTTCGCCGAGGCCGACGCTGACCTCACCGCCGATGACTTCGGGGACGTCAAGTGCCCGCCGTTCCCGTGCTTCGAGCAGTTCATACTCGAGAGCACCACCGTCGCCGGGGTCGAGCCCGTCGTCGACCGCCCGTTGCTCTACGtccaggtgacgaggctcaagtgcggAGGCTTCATCTTCGGGCAGCGGATCTGCCACTGCGTGGTGGACGCGCCGGGCGCCATGCAGTTTGAGAAGGCCATCTGCGAGTTCGCGCGCGGGGCCACCGAGGCGCTGCCGTCGGTGACGCCGTCCTGGGGCAGGGAGATGTTCATGGCGCGTCAGCCGCCGCGGCCGTCGTACCCGCACCTCGAGTACCGCGAGCCCGCGGGCGGGGCCGAGACCGACAGGATGATGACGACTCCCCCGGGCGACATGGTGCGCGTGCCCTTCTTCTTCGGTCCCCGGGAGATCGCGGGGCTGCGCCAGCGCGCGCCGCCCGGCATGCGCTGCTCCCGCTTCGAGCTCGTCGCGGCGTGCATCTGGCGCAGCCGGACCACCGCGCTGGAGTACGCCCCGGAAGAGGAGGTGCGGCTGTCGTTCATCGTGAATGCGCGCGGGCGGCCCGAGATCCCGCTCCCCGAGGGATTCTACGGGAACGCCTTCGCCTACTCCGTCGCGGCCACCACCGCCGGGGAGCTCTGCGGCGGGGACCTCGGGTTCGCGCTGGACCTGGTGAGGAAGGCCAAGTCGGCGGTCACGTACGACTACCTGCTGTCGGTGGCGGACCTGATGGTGCTCACGGGGCGGCCGCTGTTCGCGCTGTCCAGGACGTACATCGTGTCGGACGTCAGCCACGCCGGGTTCAAGAGCGTCGACTTCGGCTGGGGCGAGGCCGTCTACGGCGGGCCGGCCAAGGGCGGCGAAGGGCCGCTCCCCGGCGTCACCAACTACTTCTCGCGGGCCAAGAACGGCAAGGGGGAGGAGTGCATTGTGGTGCCCGTCTGCCTGCCCAAGGACGCCATGGAGAAGTTTCTGCTCGAGGTGGAAGGCCTCACCGCGGAGCTCTAG
- the LOC136527333 gene encoding LOB domain-containing protein 4-like, translating into MTGGGNGGRGACAVCKHQRRKCEPNCELATYFPAHRMNDFRALHLVFGVANLTKLIKANASDAARRRAAETLTWEARWRERDPSDGCYREVSCLRRDNAVLRAENAALRRQLAEQQQLLLCWSSACSTTGGALLHSASAINGTPPCGGNGLLTAARPHHAPAAPAAMHTTLAYRGMPVCTTTTANGGGRRPAPDAAAIAVRGGGGQVDASRDNKSSAR; encoded by the coding sequence ATGACCGGCGGCGGCAACGGTGGCCGCGGCGCGTGCGCGGTGTGCAAGCACCAGCGGCGCAAGTGCGAGCCCAACTGCGAGCTGGCCACCTACTTCCCGGCGCACAGGATGAACGACTTCCGCGCGCTGCACCTCGTCTTCGGGGTGGCCAACCTCACCAAGCTCATCAAGGCCAACGCCAGCgacgccgcccgccgccgcgccgccgagaCGCTCACCTGGGAGGCCCGGTGGCGGGAGCGCGACCCCTCGGACGGATGCTACCGCGAGGTCTCCTGCCTGCGCCGCGACAACGCCGTGCTGCGCGCCGAGAACGCCGCGCTGCGAAGGCAGCtggccgagcagcagcagctgctgctctgTTGGTCGAGTGCCTGCAGCACTACTGGCGGCGCGCTCCTGCACAGCGCCAGCGCCATCAACGGTACGCCTCCGTGTGGGGGCAATGGGCTTTTGACGGCGGCGAGACCTCATCATGCACCGGCAGCTCCGGCGGCAATGCACACCACGTTGGCCTACCGTGGCATGCCGGTGTGTACTACGACAACGGCCAACGGTGGTGGCAGGAGGCCGGCACCGGATGCTGCGGCCATCGCCGTGAGAGGAGGAGGTGGTCAGGTCGACGCTTCTAGGGATAACAAGAGCAGCGCCAGGTGA
- the LOC136526544 gene encoding aquaporin PIP1-2-like, translating into MEGKEEDVRLGANRYSERQPIGTAAQGTEEKDYKEPPPAPLFEAEELTSWSFYRAGIAEFVATFLFLYISILTVMGVSKSPSKCATVGIQGIAWSFGGMIFALVYCTAGISGGHINPAVTFGLFLARKLSLTRALFYMVMQCLGAICGAGVVKGFQQTLYMGTGGGANAVNPGYTKGDGLGSEIVGTFVLVYTVFSATDAKRSACDSHVPILAPLPIGFAVFLVHLRIRELRGRRWTSPDLLHGPVPRRIRELRGGARRICGVSPDRREEPGGVAVGRSFRSARVERRRMRPRAGRGAAVEERRPRRRGVGGGIGAPVSNRDVRDSSDEKSSAEPEDKETDNASSCLRKGVSNLALY; encoded by the exons ATGGAGGGCAAGGAGGAGGATGTCCGCCTGGGTGCCAACCGCTACTCGGAGCGTCAGCCCATCGGCACGGCGGCGCAGGGCACGGAGGAGAAGGACTACAAGGAACCCCCACCGGCGCCGCTGTTCGAGGCGGAGGAGCTGACGTCCTGGTCCTTCTACCGCGCCGGGATCGCCGAGTTCGTGGCCACCTTCCTCTTCCTCTACATCAGCATCCTGACGGTGATGGGGGTGAGCAAGTCGCCCAGCAAGTGCGCCACCGTGGGCATCCAGGGCATCGCCTGGTCCTTCGGCGGCATGATCTTCGCGCTGGTCTACTGCACGGCGGGCATCTCCGGCGGCCACATCAACCCGGCAGTCACCTTCGGCCTCTTCCTGGCGCGGAAGCTGTCGCTCACGCGCGCGCTCTTCTACATGGTCATGCAGTGCCTGGGCGCCATCTGCGGCGCCGGCGTCGTCAAGGGGTTCCAGCAGACGCTGTACATGggcaccggcggcggcgccaaCGCCGTCAACCCCGGCTACACCAAGGGCGACGGGCTGGGCTCCGAGATCGTCGGCACGTTCGTGCTCGTCTACACCGTCTTCTCCGCCACCGACGCCAAGCGCAGCGCGTGTGACTCACATGTCCCCATCCTCGCGCCGCTCCCCATCGGCTTCGCCGTTTTCCTCGTCCACCTGCGGATCCGCGAGCTTCGGGGAAGACGGTGGACCTCGCCGGACCTTCTACATGGACCAGTACCTCGCCGGATCCGCGAGctccggggcggagctcgccggATCTGCGGGGTCTCGCCGGACCGCCGGGAGGAGCCCGGAGGAGTCGCTGTGGGGAGGAGCTTCCGCAGTGCTCGTGTGGAGAGGAGAAGGATGCGGCCGCGTGCGGGAAGAGGAGCGGCGGTGGAGGAGCGGCGGCCGCGTCGGCGGGGCGTCGGGGGCGGAATAGGAGCCCCTG TCTCAAACCGCGACGTTAGGGATTCCAGCGATGAAAAATCATCAGCTGAGCCG GAGGACAAAGAGACCGACAACGCGTCGTCGTGCCTGCGGAAGGGTGTCTCCAACCTGGCGTTGTATTGA